The region CGGGGGCGCGCTCGAAGACTCGATGACCGAGGGGCCTCCGAAAGATGAGGTTTTCCTCTACGAGGATGCCCTGCGGCAGGGAAGGACCGTCATCATCGCCCTCGCCAAGGACGACGAGCAGGCCGAGTCGGCGCGGCGTGCGCTCGCGGAATCGGGAGCCGAGAGCATCGACGCGGCGCGCCAAAGGTGGTGGATTGGGCTTCGCGACCTCGAGCACGAGCATTACACGGCTGACGGCAAGAACTTCGCGGACGCCGAGTCGGCCTACCGGCGGGGCTTCGAAGCTGCCCTGCATCCCGAGACTCGCGGCCGTTCCTACGAAGAGGCCAAAGAGCGCCTTCGCAGGATCCACCCCGGCGTGTGCGATGAAGAGCCCTTCCGCCGCGGCTACGAGCGTGGAAACGCCTACTTTAACAAGGTGTGGAAGAAATAAGCGATTTGGAGAGGAGGGCAGAAGCAGAAAACAAGAAGCGACCGACCCATTTCCTCTGTTTACCATGCTTTGATTGAATTTTACTTCAATCTCCGCGCAGCACCATTACAATGGGCCGGTCACTAAATCCAGCCTACTCCCGCTCACGCCGATCGGCAAATAAAAGCTCCCGGAAGAAGCGGCGGTGAGCCGGTCCTCGTCACGCGGCTTTCACTGCCTCGAGCTCCCCGCGCTTCCGTCGATACCGCGCGATACCGGCAGCCCGCGCCGCCGTCACGGGGCACGGGATCCGCGCGGACGAGCAAGACTGAGCGGGTCGCGGACCGATCGCCGTGAAGCAGGCGGTATAATCACCGACCGGCGGACCCTCAGACAACTCTTCGGACCTGGAACGCCCGAGCGCTGAGCCCAAGGACCCCTCATGCCGGAGCTGCCTGAAATCGAGACGATCCGCCGGGGGCTCATGCCGCTGCTGGCGGGGCGGAAGGTCCTGGAGGTCAGGGTGCGCGAGCGGCGCCTGCGCGAGCCGATTGCGGTGCGCGGCTTGGCGCGGCTGCGGGGCGCGACCGTCACCGGGATCCGCCGGCGCAGCAAGTACCTCCTGGTGGACACCGACTCGGGGCTGACCCTCCTGATCCACCTCGGGATGACGGGTCAGCTCTGGGTCGCCGACGGCGGGAGGCCGCAGCGGCCCCACGAGCACGTGGTGATCGCGCTCGACGACGGCCGCGAGCTGCGGTTCGCGGACGCCCGGCGCTTCGGCCTGCTGCGTCTCCTGAAGAGCGACCTCGCCCATCGCGATCCGCGGCTGAGAGGGCTCGGGCCCGAGCCCCTCAACGACTATCTCACGGGGGAGGCCCTCCACCGGGTCGCCCGGGGCCGGAAGAAGCCGATCAAGAATTTCTTGATGGACAACCGGGCGATAGCCGGGGTCGGCAACATCTACGCGTGCGAGGCCCTGTACCGTTGCGGCCTGAACCCGCGGCGGGCGGTGGGGAGGATCGGCCGCGCAGTCTGGGATCGCCTGCTGGCAGACCTGCGCGACGTTCTGAACGAATCGATCTCGGCGGGCGGCACGACGCTCCGGGATTTTCTGAACGCCGAGGGAGGCGTCGGCTATTTCGCGGTGTCGCTGCGCGTCTACGACCGGGCCGGCGAGCCCTGCCGGAG is a window of Candidatus Polarisedimenticolia bacterium DNA encoding:
- the mutM gene encoding bifunctional DNA-formamidopyrimidine glycosylase/DNA-(apurinic or apyrimidinic site) lyase → MPELPEIETIRRGLMPLLAGRKVLEVRVRERRLREPIAVRGLARLRGATVTGIRRRSKYLLVDTDSGLTLLIHLGMTGQLWVADGGRPQRPHEHVVIALDDGRELRFADARRFGLLRLLKSDLAHRDPRLRGLGPEPLNDYLTGEALHRVARGRKKPIKNFLMDNRAIAGVGNIYACEALYRCGLNPRRAVGRIGRAVWDRLLADLRDVLNESISAGGTTLRDFLNAEGGVGYFAVSLRVYDRAGEPCRRCETPIRRIVQAGRSTFYCPRCQRR